One genomic region from Enoplosus armatus isolate fEnoArm2 chromosome 17, fEnoArm2.hap1, whole genome shotgun sequence encodes:
- the thoc6 gene encoding THO complex subunit 6 homolog yields the protein MGPVELLHMSVFSQSFSPCGRFLAAGNNYGEIALFSLSAALSPDATGLSQKPVLTFTAHEGPVFSLLSTDCHLLSAGNGEIRSWSWTELIKKNVKPLWTKRPDYKSSLEIPEINAMVINPRDNSLVVGGGDNNIHILDLEQGVFKSVLQGHSDYVHCVSVREREAEILSGGEDGAVRMWDGRTGQSVHCIEVHKYESCARPQYGKWISCVTTDSDWMLCGGGPSLSLWHLRSLSPTSIFPLTGCQRQAAFHQDMILAVGEGPFVSHCLLGGEVKAQIPCSPQSLNTLQLNTNSTEHRVLTAGGSSDHVDVFTNLSYRAFSLRF from the exons ATGGGTCCCGTAGAG ctgctgcacatgtCCGTCTTCTCTCAGAGTTTTTCTCCCTGCGGTCGATTTCTGGCAGCTGGAAACAACTACGGAGAGATCGCCCTCTTCAG CctgtctgcagctctgagtCCAGATGCGACCGGACTGAGTCAGAAACCAGTTCTCACATTCACAg CTCATGAAGGTCCggtcttctctctgctctccactgACTGTCACCTGCTGAGTGCAGGAAACGGAGAGATCAGGTCCTGGAGCTGGACCGAGCTCATCAAGAAG AACGTCAAACCTCTGTGGACAAAGAGACCCGACTACAA aTCCAGTCTGGAGATCCCAGAGATCAACGCCATGGTCATCAACCCCAGA gaTAACAGTCTTGTAGTCGGAGGAGGAGACAACAACATCCACATCCTGGACCTGGAGCAGGGAGTCTTCAAG TCGGTCCTTCAGGGTCACTCGGACTACGTCCACTGTGTGAgcgtgagagagagggaggccgAGATCCTGTCGGGGGGGGAGGACGGAGCGGTGAGGATGTGGG ACGGCAGGACGGGTCAGTCCGTCCACTGCATCGAGGTCCACAAGTACGAG AGCTGTGCTCGGCCTCAGTACGGTAAATGGATCAGCTGTGTGACCACCGACTCCGACTGGATG CTGTGTGGTGGAggtccgtctctgtctctgtggcaTCTCCGCTCACTGTCTCCGACCTCCATCTTCCCTCTGACAGGCTGCCAGAGACAAGCCGCCTTCCACCAGGACATG atcctGGCTGTAGGTGAAGGTCCCTTTGTGTCTCACTGTCTGCTGGGTGGGGAGGTCAAAGCTCAGATCCCCTGTTCACCACAGAGCctcaacacactgcagctcaacaccAACAGCACGGAGCACCGG gtgcTGACAGCCGGAGGCAGCAGCGACCACGTCGACGTGTTCACCAACCTGTCGTACAGAGCGTTTTCACTGCGCTTCTGA
- the med15 gene encoding mediator of RNA polymerase II transcription subunit 15 isoform X1 yields the protein MEVPGPDSDWRSPQFRQKVVAQIEEAMRKAGTAHTKSSNDMENHVYVKAKSREEYLSLVARLIIHFRDIHKKTLGGPDPMNALTNLTGVGGGPGAIGMGPRPTGAPVGGMGAMGPMQIGQHAMAGVAGNPQAIGGPGQMPMQQMVQAQQQQSIQFQQFQQAQQQQQQNAMQQQQNAAIQQQQFQVQQQLRAQQLQQQQQQQQQQQHHQNQQLQQQHQNQQQQAQNQQQQNQMHQTRIQQQQMLQLQQQHAQAQAQAQAQAQAQAQAQAQAQAQAQAQAQAQAQAQAQSIQHMVQQQQQQQQQVQAQAQPQPGQMPPHPQQQQQQQQPGMVPQSLAGQMASAQHVPINSLSQQQQQHQLKIQAFQARAALQQQQQVQQAQQAAQQAQQAAAQAQLSAAAAVPGQLVRPGMQIPARLPRAPLNTSIPPPNAAAAAAAAAAAAAAAAAVGGQPMTQQVQQHSMMSSPSPVQVQTPQSMPPPPQPSPQPPTSQPNSASSGPTPSPGGFQPSPSPQPSQSPANARTPQNYGVPSPGPLNTPGNPSSVMSPAGATSLEDQQYMEKLKQLSKYIEPLRRMINKIDKNEDRKKDLSKMKSLLNILTDPNTRCPLKTLQKCEIALEKLKNDMAVPTPPPPPVATKQQYLCQPLLDAVMANIRSPVFNHSLYRTFAPAMTAIHGPPITGPNVSGRKRKHEEDERQTIPNILQGEVARLDVKFLVNLDPSFCSNNGTVHLVCKLDDKNLPSVPPLQLSVPADYPDQSPYWADDGEQYAGANSFLQTVHRNMTSKLLQLPDKHSVTELLNTWAQSVRQACLSAA from the exons TGAAGAGGCGATGAGGAAGGCAGGAACCGCACACACCAAGTCCAGCAATGACATGGAGAACCACGTTTATGTCAAAGCCAAATCCAGA GAGGAGTATTTATCTCTGGTAGCGAGGCTGATCATACACTTCAGAGACATCC ACAAGAAGACACTTGGAGGTCCAG ATCCCATGAATGCCCTGACTAACCTGACAGGGGTTGGAGGGGGCCCGGGCGCCATTGGCATGGGGCCTCGCCCCACCGGTGCTCCAGTGGGTGGCATGGGGGCCATGGGGCCGATGCAGATAGGCCAGCATGCCATGGCAGGGGTGGCTGGAAACCCACAAGCCA TAGGGGGTCCAGGCCAGATGCCGATGCAGCAGATGGTGcaggcgcagcagcagcagtccatcCAGTTCCAGCAGTTCCAGCaagcccagcagcagcagcagcagaacgccatgcagcagcagcagaatgctgccatccagcagcagcagttccaggtgcagcagcagctaagggcgcagcagctgcagcagcagcagcagcagcagcagcagcagcagcaccaccagaaccagcagcttcagcagcagcaccaaaaccagcagcagcaggctcagaaccagcagcagcagaaccag ATGCACCAGACGaggattcagcagcagcagatgctgcagctccagcagcagcatgctcAGGCCCAGGCCCAGGCCCAGGCCCAGGCCCAGGCTCAGGCCCAGGCTCAGGCCCAGGCTCAGGCCCAGGCCCAGGCCCAGGCTCAGGCCCAGGCTCAGGCCCAGGCTCAGTCCATCCAGCAcatggtgcagcagcagcagcagcagcagcagcaggttcaggCCCAGGCTCAGCCTCAGCCAGGTCAGATGCCTCCAcaccctcagcagcagcagcagcagcagcagcccggcATGGTGCCTCAGTCTCTGGCCGGACAGATGGCGTCCGCTCAGCATGTTCCCATCAACTCgctcagtcagcagcagcaacagcaccaGCTGAAGATCCAGGCCTTCCAG gcCCGTGCAgccttgcagcagcagcagcaggtccagcaggCGCAGCAAGCAGCGCAGCAAGCCCAGCAAGCTGCAGCACAGGCGCAGCTCAGTGCAGCAGCCGCCGTACCTGGACAG TTGGTCCGTCCTGGGATGCAGATTCCAGCCCGGTTGCCTCGAGCCCCCCTGAacacctccatccctcctccaaatgctgctgccgccgccgccgctgccgccgccgccgctgcagCTGCTGCGGCGGTGGGAGGACAGCCAATGACACAGCAG GTACAGCAGCATTCAATGATGTCATCGCCCTCACCGGTGCAGGTCCAGACGCCGCAGTCgatgcccccccctccccagccgTCGCCTCAACCCCCCACCTCACAGCCCAACTCGGCCAG CTCTGGTCCCACTCCGTCTCCGGGGGGTTTCCAGCCCAGCCCGTCCCCTCAGCCCTCACAGAGCCCCGCCAACGCCCGAACCCCCCAGAACTATGGAGTCCCCTCTCCTGGACCGCTCAATACTCCAG GTAACCCCAGCTCAGTGATGAGTCCTGCTGGAGCCACGTCTCTGGAGGACCAGCAGTACATGgagaaactgaagcagctctcCAAATACATCGAGCCTCTGCGCAGGATGATCAACAAGATCGACAAAAATGAAG acagaaagaaggaccTGAGTAAGATGAAGAGTCTGTTGAACATCCTGACCGATCCAAACACCAG GTGTCCCCTGAAGACGCTGCAGAAGTGTGAGATCGCTTTAGAGAAACTGAAGAACGACATGGCCGTG ccgaccccccctccccccccagtGGCCACTAAACAGCAGTATTTGTGTCAGCCGCTGCTGGACGCCGTCATGGCCAACATCCGCTCTCCGGTCTTCAACCACTCTCTGTACCGAACCTTCGCCCCGGCCATGACCGCCATCCACGGACCCCCCATCAC gggGCCCAACGTCTCTGGTAGAAAGAGGAAGCACGAGGAGGACGAGCGGCAGACCATCCCCAACATCCTGCAGGGGGAGGTGGCTCGCCTCGACGTCAAGTTCCTCGTCAACCTGGATCCTTCGTTCTGCAGCAACAACGGCACCGTGCACCTCGTCTGCAAACTGG ATGATAAAAACCTTCCCAGcgttcctcctctgcagctcagcgTTCCTGCCGATTATCCGGATCAGAGTCCGTACTGGGCCGACGACGGGGAGCAGTACG CAGGTGCCAACAGCTTCCTGCAGACGGTCCACAGAAACATGACGtccaaactgctgcagctgccggACAAACACTCAGTGACGGAGCTGCTCAACACCTGGGCCCAGAGCGTCCGGCAggcctgcctgtctgctgccTGA
- the med15 gene encoding mediator of RNA polymerase II transcription subunit 15 isoform X2 yields MEVPGPDSDWRSPQFRQKVVAQIEEAMRKAGTAHTKSSNDMENHVYVKAKSREEYLSLVARLIIHFRDIHKKTLGGPDPMNALTNLTGVGGGPGAIGMGPRPTGAPVGGMGAMGPMQIGQHAMAGVAGNPQAIGGPGQMPMQQMVQAQQQQSIQFQQFQQAQQQQQQNAMQQQQNAAIQQQQFQVQQQLRAQQLQQQQQQQQQQQHHQNQQLQQQHQNQQQQAQNQQQQNQMHQTRIQQQQMLQLQQQHAQAQAQAQAQAQAQAQAQAQAQAQAQAQAQAQAQAQAQSIQHMVQQQQQQQQQVQAQAQPQPGQMPPHPQQQQQQQQPGMVPQSLAGQMASAQHVPINSLSQQQQQHQLKIQAFQARAALQQQQQVQQAQQAAQQAQQAAAQAQLSAAAAVPGQLVRPGMQIPARLPRAPLNTSIPPPNAAAAAAAAAAAAAAAAAVGGQPMTQQVQQHSMMSSPSPVQVQTPQSMPPPPQPSPQPPTSQPNSASSGPTPSPGGFQPSPSPQPSQSPANARTPQNYGVPSPGPLNTPGNPSSVMSPAGATSLEDQQYMEKLKQLSKYIEPLRRMINKIDKNEDRKKDLSKMKSLLNILTDPNTRCPLKTLQKCEIALEKLKNDMAVPTPPPPPVATKQQYLCQPLLDAVMANIRSPVFNHSLYRTFAPAMTAIHGPPITGPNVSGRKRKHEEDERQTIPNILQGEVARLDVKFLVNLDPSFCSNNGTVHLVCKLDDKNLPSVPPLQLSVPADYPDQSPYWADDGEQYGANSFLQTVHRNMTSKLLQLPDKHSVTELLNTWAQSVRQACLSAA; encoded by the exons TGAAGAGGCGATGAGGAAGGCAGGAACCGCACACACCAAGTCCAGCAATGACATGGAGAACCACGTTTATGTCAAAGCCAAATCCAGA GAGGAGTATTTATCTCTGGTAGCGAGGCTGATCATACACTTCAGAGACATCC ACAAGAAGACACTTGGAGGTCCAG ATCCCATGAATGCCCTGACTAACCTGACAGGGGTTGGAGGGGGCCCGGGCGCCATTGGCATGGGGCCTCGCCCCACCGGTGCTCCAGTGGGTGGCATGGGGGCCATGGGGCCGATGCAGATAGGCCAGCATGCCATGGCAGGGGTGGCTGGAAACCCACAAGCCA TAGGGGGTCCAGGCCAGATGCCGATGCAGCAGATGGTGcaggcgcagcagcagcagtccatcCAGTTCCAGCAGTTCCAGCaagcccagcagcagcagcagcagaacgccatgcagcagcagcagaatgctgccatccagcagcagcagttccaggtgcagcagcagctaagggcgcagcagctgcagcagcagcagcagcagcagcagcagcagcagcaccaccagaaccagcagcttcagcagcagcaccaaaaccagcagcagcaggctcagaaccagcagcagcagaaccag ATGCACCAGACGaggattcagcagcagcagatgctgcagctccagcagcagcatgctcAGGCCCAGGCCCAGGCCCAGGCCCAGGCCCAGGCTCAGGCCCAGGCTCAGGCCCAGGCTCAGGCCCAGGCCCAGGCCCAGGCTCAGGCCCAGGCTCAGGCCCAGGCTCAGTCCATCCAGCAcatggtgcagcagcagcagcagcagcagcagcaggttcaggCCCAGGCTCAGCCTCAGCCAGGTCAGATGCCTCCAcaccctcagcagcagcagcagcagcagcagcccggcATGGTGCCTCAGTCTCTGGCCGGACAGATGGCGTCCGCTCAGCATGTTCCCATCAACTCgctcagtcagcagcagcaacagcaccaGCTGAAGATCCAGGCCTTCCAG gcCCGTGCAgccttgcagcagcagcagcaggtccagcaggCGCAGCAAGCAGCGCAGCAAGCCCAGCAAGCTGCAGCACAGGCGCAGCTCAGTGCAGCAGCCGCCGTACCTGGACAG TTGGTCCGTCCTGGGATGCAGATTCCAGCCCGGTTGCCTCGAGCCCCCCTGAacacctccatccctcctccaaatgctgctgccgccgccgccgctgccgccgccgccgctgcagCTGCTGCGGCGGTGGGAGGACAGCCAATGACACAGCAG GTACAGCAGCATTCAATGATGTCATCGCCCTCACCGGTGCAGGTCCAGACGCCGCAGTCgatgcccccccctccccagccgTCGCCTCAACCCCCCACCTCACAGCCCAACTCGGCCAG CTCTGGTCCCACTCCGTCTCCGGGGGGTTTCCAGCCCAGCCCGTCCCCTCAGCCCTCACAGAGCCCCGCCAACGCCCGAACCCCCCAGAACTATGGAGTCCCCTCTCCTGGACCGCTCAATACTCCAG GTAACCCCAGCTCAGTGATGAGTCCTGCTGGAGCCACGTCTCTGGAGGACCAGCAGTACATGgagaaactgaagcagctctcCAAATACATCGAGCCTCTGCGCAGGATGATCAACAAGATCGACAAAAATGAAG acagaaagaaggaccTGAGTAAGATGAAGAGTCTGTTGAACATCCTGACCGATCCAAACACCAG GTGTCCCCTGAAGACGCTGCAGAAGTGTGAGATCGCTTTAGAGAAACTGAAGAACGACATGGCCGTG ccgaccccccctccccccccagtGGCCACTAAACAGCAGTATTTGTGTCAGCCGCTGCTGGACGCCGTCATGGCCAACATCCGCTCTCCGGTCTTCAACCACTCTCTGTACCGAACCTTCGCCCCGGCCATGACCGCCATCCACGGACCCCCCATCAC gggGCCCAACGTCTCTGGTAGAAAGAGGAAGCACGAGGAGGACGAGCGGCAGACCATCCCCAACATCCTGCAGGGGGAGGTGGCTCGCCTCGACGTCAAGTTCCTCGTCAACCTGGATCCTTCGTTCTGCAGCAACAACGGCACCGTGCACCTCGTCTGCAAACTGG ATGATAAAAACCTTCCCAGcgttcctcctctgcagctcagcgTTCCTGCCGATTATCCGGATCAGAGTCCGTACTGGGCCGACGACGGGGAGCAGTACG GTGCCAACAGCTTCCTGCAGACGGTCCACAGAAACATGACGtccaaactgctgcagctgccggACAAACACTCAGTGACGGAGCTGCTCAACACCTGGGCCCAGAGCGTCCGGCAggcctgcctgtctgctgccTGA